A single region of the Populus nigra chromosome 2, ddPopNigr1.1, whole genome shotgun sequence genome encodes:
- the LOC133682065 gene encoding wee1-like protein kinase isoform X4, producing the protein MMKRKTLTKRSYTKKNRRASSTTAKMKKGTLITHSQQVQHHQIQSSSATSAAAAAAAASSRFQNVLDSDLIDPQLLAEDVDEKDFILSQDFFCTPDYITPDNQNLLYSFDCNKENIPCPKSPEKVNTVISKKLRQVHPLSPTLSDQQPIVDIGKDNISAEEMLIVKPSTLETKKPQNYVSQSAVFLRCQVMPPPCIKNPYLTDASEVGIDPFGNQRSKCAEGKTFLQRNSCYLMLQSTGFFAAFAGGDGLSRYHTDFHEIQQIGTGNFSCVFKVLKRIDGCLYAVKHSTRQLHQDAERRKALMEVQALAALGYHENIVGYYSSWFENEQLYIQMELCDGSLSINRSSESITEGEALQVLLQIAKALKFIHERGIAHLDVKPDNIYFKNGVYKLGDFGCATLLDQSLPVEEGDARYMPQEILNENYNYLDKVDIFSLGAAIYELIRGSILPQSGTHLFNLREGKLPLLPGHSLQLQNLLKAGWVGYSPNLAKLSSCLQTFMEMGPNCLEGGILKEKKWPWFVLIPLGGLLPRN; encoded by the exons atgatgaaGAGGAAAACCCTTACAAAGAGAAGCTATACGAAGAAAAACAGGAGGGCGAGCAGCACCACCGCCAAAATGAAGAAGGGCACATTAATAACCCACTCGCAACAGGTTCAGCACCACCAAATCCAATCATCTTCTGCCAcctcagcagcagcagcagcagcagcagcgtcATCTCGCTTCCAGAACGTTCTGGACTCCGACCTCATCGATCCTCAGCTGCTTGCTGAGGATGTTGATGAAAAAGATTTCATCCTCAGTCAAGATTTCTTTTG CACTCCAGATTATATCACACCAGACAATCAGAACTTGCTCTACAGTTTTGATTGCAACAAG GAAAACATTCCATGCCCCAAATCACCGGAGAAAGTAAACACTGTCATATCAAAAAAGCTTCGACAGG TTCATCCTCTCAGTCCTACTTTGTCTGACCAGCAACCAATCGTGGATATCGGGAAAGATAACATCAGTGCAGAAGAAATGTTAATTGTGAAACCATCAACTCTGGAAACCAAAAAGCCTCAAAATTATGTATCACAATCTGCTGTTTTTTTACGCTGTCAGGTTATGCCCCCTCCTTGCATCAAGAACCCGTATTTAACAGATGCTTCAGAAGTGGGTATAGATCCATTTGGCAATCAAAGATCAAAATGCGCAG aaGGCAAAACTTTTCTCCAGAGAAATTCTTGTTACTTAATGCTGCAATCAACAGGATTTTTTGCAGCATTTGCCGGCGGTGATGGCCTGTCACGCTATCACACAGATTTTCATGAAATCCAG CAAATTGGAACTGGGAACTTCAGTTGTGTTTTCAAAGTTCTGAAAAGAATCGATGGTTGCTTGTATGCTGTGAAACATAGCACAAGGCAGTTGCATCAAGATGCAGAAAG GAGGAAAGCATTAATGGAGGTTCAAGCTCTAGCAGCTTTAG GATATCATGAGAACATTGTTGGATACTACTCgtcttggtttgaaaatgagCAACTCTACATTCAGATGGAACTCTGTGATGGCAGCTTATCCATTAATAGATCTTCTGAATCCATAACAGAGGGAGAAGCACTGCAAGTCTTACTTCAG ATTGCGAAGGCATTAAAGTTTATTCATGAGAGAGGAATAGCTCACCTAGATGTGAAACCTGacaatatttatttcaagaatGGAGTTTATAAGCTCGGTGATTTTGGATGTGCAACACTTCTTGACCAGAGTCTACCAGTTGAAGAGGGTGATGCACGCTATATGCCTCAAGAAATCCTGaatgagaattacaattatctTGACAAAGTTGACATCTTTTCCTTGGGAGCAGCTATTTATGAGCTTATTAGGGGGTCAATTTTGCCACAATCAGGAACCCATTTGTTTAACCTCAGGGAGGGCAAACTGCCTCTCCTTCCTGGTCATTCATTGCAACTTCAGAACTTGCTAAAG gCAGGTTGGGTGGGGTATTCACCGAATCTGGCCAAATTGTCATCGTGCTTGCAGACTTTTATGGAAATGGGTCCAAACTGTCTTGAAGGCGgcatcttaaaagaaaaaaaatg GCCATGGTTTGTCCTGATCCCGTTAGGCGGCCTTCTGCCAAGGAATTAA
- the LOC133682065 gene encoding wee1-like protein kinase isoform X2 codes for MMKRKTLTKRSYTKKNRRASSTTAKMKKGTLITHSQQVQHHQIQSSSATSAAAAAAAASSRFQNVLDSDLIDPQLLAEDVDEKDFILSQDFFCTPDYITPDNQNLLYSFDCNKENIPCPKSPEKVNTVISKKLRQVHPLSPTLSDQQPIVDIGKDNISAEEMLIVKPSTLETKKPQNYVSQSAVFLRCQVMPPPCIKNPYLTDASEVGIDPFGNQRSKCAGFFAAFAGGDGLSRYHTDFHEIQQIGTGNFSCVFKVLKRIDGCLYAVKHSTRQLHQDAERRKALMEVQALAALGYHENIVGYYSSWFENEQLYIQMELCDGSLSINRSSESITEGEALQVLLQIAKALKFIHERGIAHLDVKPDNIYFKNGVYKLGDFGCATLLDQSLPVEEGDARYMPQEILNENYNYLDKVDIFSLGAAIYELIRGSILPQSGTHLFNLREGKLPLLPGHSLQLQNLLKAGWVGYSPNLAKLSSCLQTFMEMGPNCLEGGILKEKKWYLMTMFSFTVLFKYVVQNGSLTIYLLLYLISLVRIVPV; via the exons atgatgaaGAGGAAAACCCTTACAAAGAGAAGCTATACGAAGAAAAACAGGAGGGCGAGCAGCACCACCGCCAAAATGAAGAAGGGCACATTAATAACCCACTCGCAACAGGTTCAGCACCACCAAATCCAATCATCTTCTGCCAcctcagcagcagcagcagcagcagcagcgtcATCTCGCTTCCAGAACGTTCTGGACTCCGACCTCATCGATCCTCAGCTGCTTGCTGAGGATGTTGATGAAAAAGATTTCATCCTCAGTCAAGATTTCTTTTG CACTCCAGATTATATCACACCAGACAATCAGAACTTGCTCTACAGTTTTGATTGCAACAAG GAAAACATTCCATGCCCCAAATCACCGGAGAAAGTAAACACTGTCATATCAAAAAAGCTTCGACAGG TTCATCCTCTCAGTCCTACTTTGTCTGACCAGCAACCAATCGTGGATATCGGGAAAGATAACATCAGTGCAGAAGAAATGTTAATTGTGAAACCATCAACTCTGGAAACCAAAAAGCCTCAAAATTATGTATCACAATCTGCTGTTTTTTTACGCTGTCAGGTTATGCCCCCTCCTTGCATCAAGAACCCGTATTTAACAGATGCTTCAGAAGTGGGTATAGATCCATTTGGCAATCAAAGATCAAAATGCGCAG GATTTTTTGCAGCATTTGCCGGCGGTGATGGCCTGTCACGCTATCACACAGATTTTCATGAAATCCAG CAAATTGGAACTGGGAACTTCAGTTGTGTTTTCAAAGTTCTGAAAAGAATCGATGGTTGCTTGTATGCTGTGAAACATAGCACAAGGCAGTTGCATCAAGATGCAGAAAG GAGGAAAGCATTAATGGAGGTTCAAGCTCTAGCAGCTTTAG GATATCATGAGAACATTGTTGGATACTACTCgtcttggtttgaaaatgagCAACTCTACATTCAGATGGAACTCTGTGATGGCAGCTTATCCATTAATAGATCTTCTGAATCCATAACAGAGGGAGAAGCACTGCAAGTCTTACTTCAG ATTGCGAAGGCATTAAAGTTTATTCATGAGAGAGGAATAGCTCACCTAGATGTGAAACCTGacaatatttatttcaagaatGGAGTTTATAAGCTCGGTGATTTTGGATGTGCAACACTTCTTGACCAGAGTCTACCAGTTGAAGAGGGTGATGCACGCTATATGCCTCAAGAAATCCTGaatgagaattacaattatctTGACAAAGTTGACATCTTTTCCTTGGGAGCAGCTATTTATGAGCTTATTAGGGGGTCAATTTTGCCACAATCAGGAACCCATTTGTTTAACCTCAGGGAGGGCAAACTGCCTCTCCTTCCTGGTCATTCATTGCAACTTCAGAACTTGCTAAAG gCAGGTTGGGTGGGGTATTCACCGAATCTGGCCAAATTGTCATCGTGCTTGCAGACTTTTATGGAAATGGGTCCAAACTGTCTTGAAGGCGgcatcttaaaagaaaaaaaatggtatttAATGACCATGTTCTCTTTTACAGTTTTGTTCAAGTACGTAGTTCAGAATGGTTCACTTACAATTTACTTGCTGCTGTATCTTATTTCATTGGTTAGAATTGTCCCTGTGTAG
- the LOC133682065 gene encoding wee1-like protein kinase isoform X7, which produces MMKRKTLTKRSYTKKNRRASSTTAKMKKGTLITHSQQVQHHQIQSSSATSAAAAAAAASSRFQNVLDSDLIDPQLLAEDVDEKDFILSQDFFCTPDYITPDNQNLLYSFDCNKENIPCPKSPEKVNTVISKKLRQVHPLSPTLSDQQPIVDIGKDNISAEEMLIVKPSTLETKKPQNYVSQSAVFLRCQVMPPPCIKNPYLTDASEVGIDPFGNQRSKCAGFFAAFAGGDGLSRYHTDFHEIQQIGTGNFSCVFKVLKRIDGCLYAVKHSTRQLHQDAERRKALMEVQALAALGYHENIVGYYSSWFENEQLYIQMELCDGSLSINRSSESITEGEALQVLLQIAKALKFIHERGIAHLDVKPDNIYFKNGVYKLGDFGCATLLDQSLPVEEGDARYMPQEILNENYNYLDKVDIFSLGAAIYELIRGSILPQSGTHLFNLREGKLPLLPGHSLQLQNLLKAMVCPDPVRRPSAKELIENPMFGKFKEI; this is translated from the exons atgatgaaGAGGAAAACCCTTACAAAGAGAAGCTATACGAAGAAAAACAGGAGGGCGAGCAGCACCACCGCCAAAATGAAGAAGGGCACATTAATAACCCACTCGCAACAGGTTCAGCACCACCAAATCCAATCATCTTCTGCCAcctcagcagcagcagcagcagcagcagcgtcATCTCGCTTCCAGAACGTTCTGGACTCCGACCTCATCGATCCTCAGCTGCTTGCTGAGGATGTTGATGAAAAAGATTTCATCCTCAGTCAAGATTTCTTTTG CACTCCAGATTATATCACACCAGACAATCAGAACTTGCTCTACAGTTTTGATTGCAACAAG GAAAACATTCCATGCCCCAAATCACCGGAGAAAGTAAACACTGTCATATCAAAAAAGCTTCGACAGG TTCATCCTCTCAGTCCTACTTTGTCTGACCAGCAACCAATCGTGGATATCGGGAAAGATAACATCAGTGCAGAAGAAATGTTAATTGTGAAACCATCAACTCTGGAAACCAAAAAGCCTCAAAATTATGTATCACAATCTGCTGTTTTTTTACGCTGTCAGGTTATGCCCCCTCCTTGCATCAAGAACCCGTATTTAACAGATGCTTCAGAAGTGGGTATAGATCCATTTGGCAATCAAAGATCAAAATGCGCAG GATTTTTTGCAGCATTTGCCGGCGGTGATGGCCTGTCACGCTATCACACAGATTTTCATGAAATCCAG CAAATTGGAACTGGGAACTTCAGTTGTGTTTTCAAAGTTCTGAAAAGAATCGATGGTTGCTTGTATGCTGTGAAACATAGCACAAGGCAGTTGCATCAAGATGCAGAAAG GAGGAAAGCATTAATGGAGGTTCAAGCTCTAGCAGCTTTAG GATATCATGAGAACATTGTTGGATACTACTCgtcttggtttgaaaatgagCAACTCTACATTCAGATGGAACTCTGTGATGGCAGCTTATCCATTAATAGATCTTCTGAATCCATAACAGAGGGAGAAGCACTGCAAGTCTTACTTCAG ATTGCGAAGGCATTAAAGTTTATTCATGAGAGAGGAATAGCTCACCTAGATGTGAAACCTGacaatatttatttcaagaatGGAGTTTATAAGCTCGGTGATTTTGGATGTGCAACACTTCTTGACCAGAGTCTACCAGTTGAAGAGGGTGATGCACGCTATATGCCTCAAGAAATCCTGaatgagaattacaattatctTGACAAAGTTGACATCTTTTCCTTGGGAGCAGCTATTTATGAGCTTATTAGGGGGTCAATTTTGCCACAATCAGGAACCCATTTGTTTAACCTCAGGGAGGGCAAACTGCCTCTCCTTCCTGGTCATTCATTGCAACTTCAGAACTTGCTAAAG GCCATGGTTTGTCCTGATCCCGTTAGGCGGCCTTCTGCCAAGGAATTAATCGAAAATCCAATGTTTGGTAAGTTCAAAGAAATCTAA
- the LOC133682065 gene encoding wee1-like protein kinase isoform X5, translating to MMKRKTLTKRSYTKKNRRASSTTAKMKKGTLITHSQQVQHHQIQSSSATSAAAAAAAASSRFQNVLDSDLIDPQLLAEDVDEKDFILSQDFFCTPDYITPDNQNLLYSFDCNKENIPCPKSPEKVNTVISKKLRQVHPLSPTLSDQQPIVDIGKDNISAEEMLIVKPSTLETKKPQNYVSQSAVFLRCQVMPPPCIKNPYLTDASEVGIDPFGNQRSKCAEGKTFLQRNSCYLMLQSTGFFAAFAGGDGLSRYHTDFHEIQQIGTGNFSCVFKVLKRIDGCLYAVKHSTRQLHQDAERRKALMEVQALAALGYHENIVGYYSSWFENEQLYIQMELCDGSLSINRSSESITEGEALQVLLQIAKALKFIHERGIAHLDVKPDNIYFKNGVYKLGDFGCATLLDQSLPVEEGDARYMPQEILNENYNYLDKVDIFSLGAAIYELIRGSILPQSGTHLFNLREGKLPLLPGHSLQLQNLLKTFMEMGPNCLEGGILKEKKWPWFVLIPLGGLLPRN from the exons atgatgaaGAGGAAAACCCTTACAAAGAGAAGCTATACGAAGAAAAACAGGAGGGCGAGCAGCACCACCGCCAAAATGAAGAAGGGCACATTAATAACCCACTCGCAACAGGTTCAGCACCACCAAATCCAATCATCTTCTGCCAcctcagcagcagcagcagcagcagcagcgtcATCTCGCTTCCAGAACGTTCTGGACTCCGACCTCATCGATCCTCAGCTGCTTGCTGAGGATGTTGATGAAAAAGATTTCATCCTCAGTCAAGATTTCTTTTG CACTCCAGATTATATCACACCAGACAATCAGAACTTGCTCTACAGTTTTGATTGCAACAAG GAAAACATTCCATGCCCCAAATCACCGGAGAAAGTAAACACTGTCATATCAAAAAAGCTTCGACAGG TTCATCCTCTCAGTCCTACTTTGTCTGACCAGCAACCAATCGTGGATATCGGGAAAGATAACATCAGTGCAGAAGAAATGTTAATTGTGAAACCATCAACTCTGGAAACCAAAAAGCCTCAAAATTATGTATCACAATCTGCTGTTTTTTTACGCTGTCAGGTTATGCCCCCTCCTTGCATCAAGAACCCGTATTTAACAGATGCTTCAGAAGTGGGTATAGATCCATTTGGCAATCAAAGATCAAAATGCGCAG aaGGCAAAACTTTTCTCCAGAGAAATTCTTGTTACTTAATGCTGCAATCAACAGGATTTTTTGCAGCATTTGCCGGCGGTGATGGCCTGTCACGCTATCACACAGATTTTCATGAAATCCAG CAAATTGGAACTGGGAACTTCAGTTGTGTTTTCAAAGTTCTGAAAAGAATCGATGGTTGCTTGTATGCTGTGAAACATAGCACAAGGCAGTTGCATCAAGATGCAGAAAG GAGGAAAGCATTAATGGAGGTTCAAGCTCTAGCAGCTTTAG GATATCATGAGAACATTGTTGGATACTACTCgtcttggtttgaaaatgagCAACTCTACATTCAGATGGAACTCTGTGATGGCAGCTTATCCATTAATAGATCTTCTGAATCCATAACAGAGGGAGAAGCACTGCAAGTCTTACTTCAG ATTGCGAAGGCATTAAAGTTTATTCATGAGAGAGGAATAGCTCACCTAGATGTGAAACCTGacaatatttatttcaagaatGGAGTTTATAAGCTCGGTGATTTTGGATGTGCAACACTTCTTGACCAGAGTCTACCAGTTGAAGAGGGTGATGCACGCTATATGCCTCAAGAAATCCTGaatgagaattacaattatctTGACAAAGTTGACATCTTTTCCTTGGGAGCAGCTATTTATGAGCTTATTAGGGGGTCAATTTTGCCACAATCAGGAACCCATTTGTTTAACCTCAGGGAGGGCAAACTGCCTCTCCTTCCTGGTCATTCATTGCAACTTCAGAACTTGCTAAAG ACTTTTATGGAAATGGGTCCAAACTGTCTTGAAGGCGgcatcttaaaagaaaaaaaatg GCCATGGTTTGTCCTGATCCCGTTAGGCGGCCTTCTGCCAAGGAATTAA
- the LOC133682065 gene encoding wee1-like protein kinase isoform X3: MMKRKTLTKRSYTKKNRRASSTTAKMKKGTLITHSQQVQHHQIQSSSATSAAAAAAAASSRFQNVLDSDLIDPQLLAEDVDEKDFILSQDFFCTPDYITPDNQNLLYSFDCNKENIPCPKSPEKVNTVISKKLRQVHPLSPTLSDQQPIVDIGKDNISAEEMLIVKPSTLETKKPQNYVSQSAVFLRCQVMPPPCIKNPYLTDASEVGIDPFGNQRSKCAEGKTFLQRNSCYLMLQSTGFFAAFAGGDGLSRYHTDFHEIQQIGTGNFSCVFKVLKRIDGCLYAVKHSTRQLHQDAERRKALMEVQALAALGYHENIVGYYSSWFENEQLYIQMELCDGSLSINRSSESITEGEALQVLLQIAKALKFIHERGIAHLDVKPDNIYFKNGVYKLGDFGCATLLDQSLPVEEGDARYMPQEILNENYNYLDKVDIFSLGAAIYELIRGSILPQSGTHLFNLREGKLPLLPGHSLQLQNLLKTFMEMGPNCLEGGILKEKKWYLMTMFSFTVLFKYVVQNGSLTIYLLLYLISLVRIVPV, from the exons atgatgaaGAGGAAAACCCTTACAAAGAGAAGCTATACGAAGAAAAACAGGAGGGCGAGCAGCACCACCGCCAAAATGAAGAAGGGCACATTAATAACCCACTCGCAACAGGTTCAGCACCACCAAATCCAATCATCTTCTGCCAcctcagcagcagcagcagcagcagcagcgtcATCTCGCTTCCAGAACGTTCTGGACTCCGACCTCATCGATCCTCAGCTGCTTGCTGAGGATGTTGATGAAAAAGATTTCATCCTCAGTCAAGATTTCTTTTG CACTCCAGATTATATCACACCAGACAATCAGAACTTGCTCTACAGTTTTGATTGCAACAAG GAAAACATTCCATGCCCCAAATCACCGGAGAAAGTAAACACTGTCATATCAAAAAAGCTTCGACAGG TTCATCCTCTCAGTCCTACTTTGTCTGACCAGCAACCAATCGTGGATATCGGGAAAGATAACATCAGTGCAGAAGAAATGTTAATTGTGAAACCATCAACTCTGGAAACCAAAAAGCCTCAAAATTATGTATCACAATCTGCTGTTTTTTTACGCTGTCAGGTTATGCCCCCTCCTTGCATCAAGAACCCGTATTTAACAGATGCTTCAGAAGTGGGTATAGATCCATTTGGCAATCAAAGATCAAAATGCGCAG aaGGCAAAACTTTTCTCCAGAGAAATTCTTGTTACTTAATGCTGCAATCAACAGGATTTTTTGCAGCATTTGCCGGCGGTGATGGCCTGTCACGCTATCACACAGATTTTCATGAAATCCAG CAAATTGGAACTGGGAACTTCAGTTGTGTTTTCAAAGTTCTGAAAAGAATCGATGGTTGCTTGTATGCTGTGAAACATAGCACAAGGCAGTTGCATCAAGATGCAGAAAG GAGGAAAGCATTAATGGAGGTTCAAGCTCTAGCAGCTTTAG GATATCATGAGAACATTGTTGGATACTACTCgtcttggtttgaaaatgagCAACTCTACATTCAGATGGAACTCTGTGATGGCAGCTTATCCATTAATAGATCTTCTGAATCCATAACAGAGGGAGAAGCACTGCAAGTCTTACTTCAG ATTGCGAAGGCATTAAAGTTTATTCATGAGAGAGGAATAGCTCACCTAGATGTGAAACCTGacaatatttatttcaagaatGGAGTTTATAAGCTCGGTGATTTTGGATGTGCAACACTTCTTGACCAGAGTCTACCAGTTGAAGAGGGTGATGCACGCTATATGCCTCAAGAAATCCTGaatgagaattacaattatctTGACAAAGTTGACATCTTTTCCTTGGGAGCAGCTATTTATGAGCTTATTAGGGGGTCAATTTTGCCACAATCAGGAACCCATTTGTTTAACCTCAGGGAGGGCAAACTGCCTCTCCTTCCTGGTCATTCATTGCAACTTCAGAACTTGCTAAAG ACTTTTATGGAAATGGGTCCAAACTGTCTTGAAGGCGgcatcttaaaagaaaaaaaatggtatttAATGACCATGTTCTCTTTTACAGTTTTGTTCAAGTACGTAGTTCAGAATGGTTCACTTACAATTTACTTGCTGCTGTATCTTATTTCATTGGTTAGAATTGTCCCTGTGTAG
- the LOC133682065 gene encoding wee1-like protein kinase isoform X6 produces the protein MMKRKTLTKRSYTKKNRRASSTTAKMKKGTLITHSQQVQHHQIQSSSATSAAAAAAAASSRFQNVLDSDLIDPQLLAEDVDEKDFILSQDFFCTPDYITPDNQNLLYSFDCNKENIPCPKSPEKVNTVISKKLRQVHPLSPTLSDQQPIVDIGKDNISAEEMLIVKPSTLETKKPQNYVSQSAVFLRCQVMPPPCIKNPYLTDASEVGIDPFGNQRSKCAEGKTFLQRNSCYLMLQSTGFFAAFAGGDGLSRYHTDFHEIQQIGTGNFSCVFKVLKRIDGCLYAVKHSTRQLHQDAERRKALMEVQALAALGYHENIVGYYSSWFENEQLYIQMELCDGSLSINRSSESITEGEALQVLLQIAKALKFIHERGIAHLDVKPDNIYFKNGVYKLGDFGCATLLDQSLPVEEGDARYMPQEILNENYNYLDKVDIFSLGAAIYELIRGSILPQSGTHLFNLREGKLPLLPGHSLQLQNLLKAMVCPDPVRRPSAKELIENPMFGKFKEI, from the exons atgatgaaGAGGAAAACCCTTACAAAGAGAAGCTATACGAAGAAAAACAGGAGGGCGAGCAGCACCACCGCCAAAATGAAGAAGGGCACATTAATAACCCACTCGCAACAGGTTCAGCACCACCAAATCCAATCATCTTCTGCCAcctcagcagcagcagcagcagcagcagcgtcATCTCGCTTCCAGAACGTTCTGGACTCCGACCTCATCGATCCTCAGCTGCTTGCTGAGGATGTTGATGAAAAAGATTTCATCCTCAGTCAAGATTTCTTTTG CACTCCAGATTATATCACACCAGACAATCAGAACTTGCTCTACAGTTTTGATTGCAACAAG GAAAACATTCCATGCCCCAAATCACCGGAGAAAGTAAACACTGTCATATCAAAAAAGCTTCGACAGG TTCATCCTCTCAGTCCTACTTTGTCTGACCAGCAACCAATCGTGGATATCGGGAAAGATAACATCAGTGCAGAAGAAATGTTAATTGTGAAACCATCAACTCTGGAAACCAAAAAGCCTCAAAATTATGTATCACAATCTGCTGTTTTTTTACGCTGTCAGGTTATGCCCCCTCCTTGCATCAAGAACCCGTATTTAACAGATGCTTCAGAAGTGGGTATAGATCCATTTGGCAATCAAAGATCAAAATGCGCAG aaGGCAAAACTTTTCTCCAGAGAAATTCTTGTTACTTAATGCTGCAATCAACAGGATTTTTTGCAGCATTTGCCGGCGGTGATGGCCTGTCACGCTATCACACAGATTTTCATGAAATCCAG CAAATTGGAACTGGGAACTTCAGTTGTGTTTTCAAAGTTCTGAAAAGAATCGATGGTTGCTTGTATGCTGTGAAACATAGCACAAGGCAGTTGCATCAAGATGCAGAAAG GAGGAAAGCATTAATGGAGGTTCAAGCTCTAGCAGCTTTAG GATATCATGAGAACATTGTTGGATACTACTCgtcttggtttgaaaatgagCAACTCTACATTCAGATGGAACTCTGTGATGGCAGCTTATCCATTAATAGATCTTCTGAATCCATAACAGAGGGAGAAGCACTGCAAGTCTTACTTCAG ATTGCGAAGGCATTAAAGTTTATTCATGAGAGAGGAATAGCTCACCTAGATGTGAAACCTGacaatatttatttcaagaatGGAGTTTATAAGCTCGGTGATTTTGGATGTGCAACACTTCTTGACCAGAGTCTACCAGTTGAAGAGGGTGATGCACGCTATATGCCTCAAGAAATCCTGaatgagaattacaattatctTGACAAAGTTGACATCTTTTCCTTGGGAGCAGCTATTTATGAGCTTATTAGGGGGTCAATTTTGCCACAATCAGGAACCCATTTGTTTAACCTCAGGGAGGGCAAACTGCCTCTCCTTCCTGGTCATTCATTGCAACTTCAGAACTTGCTAAAG GCCATGGTTTGTCCTGATCCCGTTAGGCGGCCTTCTGCCAAGGAATTAATCGAAAATCCAATGTTTGGTAAGTTCAAAGAAATCTAA